One window of Medicago truncatula cultivar Jemalong A17 chromosome 2, MtrunA17r5.0-ANR, whole genome shotgun sequence genomic DNA carries:
- the LOC25486596 gene encoding probable E3 ubiquitin-protein ligase RNF217: MSVKTTTTTRDSVVVPPSTSTTEVIDVETFQFSSPIATTTSDVINLSDIEEDDDDDVKILNFVPKNTSFGKRRRVKLEKGESSKQNSNPNEVPFFCEICTETKTTKEAFFITGCNHAYCSDCVVLYVRSKIEENVINVRCPESGCSGLLEAEECRAILPVEDFDRWGKALCEAMFDVNEKFYCPFPDCSALLINDGTEAVLQSECPNCRRLFCAQCKVSWHDGIGCSEFQKLNADERGKNDIMLMKLAKEKQWKRCPNCKYYVAKSEGCLYMKCRCGIAFCYNCGVPNKNTIHYCSNCKH; this comes from the exons ATGAGTGTCAAAACGACAACCACCACAAGAGATTCCGTTGTCGTTCCACCTTCAACGTCGACGACAGAAGTAATCGACGTTGAAACTTTTCAATTCTCTTCACCCATCGCCACCACTACCTCCGACGTCATCAACCTCTCCGATATCGAAGAGGACGACGATGATGACGTCAAAATTCTGAATTTCGTTCCGAAAAACACCTCTTTCGGAAAACGGAGAAGAGTCAAACTCGAAAAAGGTGaatcatcaaaacaaaattcaaatccaaacGAAGTGCCGTTTTTCTGTGAAATCTGCACAGAAACGAAAACCACTAAGGAAGCTTTTTTCATCACTGGTTGTAACCATGCTTACTGCTCTGATTGCGTCGTGCTTTACGTTCGttcaaaaattgaagaaaatgtgaTCAATGTACGGTGTCCTGAAAGTGGTTGTAGTGGATTATTGGAAGCTGAGGAATGCCGGGCGATTTTACCTGTCGAGGATTTTGATCGATGGGGGAAAGCTTTATGCGAGGCGATGTTTGATGTTAATGAGAAATTTTACTGTCCATTTCCGGATTGTTCTGCGCTTTTGATTAATGATGGGACGGAGGCTGTTCTGCAATCGGAGTGTCCAAATTGTAGGAGATTGTTCTGTGCACAATGTAAGGTCTCGTGGCATGATGGGATCGGGTGTAGCGAATTTCAGAAGCTGAATGCGGATGAGAGAGGGAAGAATGATATTATGTTGATGAAACTTGCTAAGGAAAAGCAGTGGAAAAGGTGTCCGAATTGTAAGTATTATGTTGCTAAGTCCGAGGGTTGCTTGTACATGAAATGCAG GTGTGGAATTGCTTTCTGTTACAACTGTGGAGTCCCTAACAAGAATACCATCCATTATTGCAGCAACTGTAAACACTAA
- the LOC11443291 gene encoding AT-rich interactive domain-containing protein 4, which yields MMFHFQGVSRHCSLLAVLSGKSHDSKQKQKQKQDDDASEDQFSSYPFPELSSSGRLEVKVLTKPTFDELARVLEQLQPDFVYLQGQQLDDSGEIGSLVWEDFDLSTPEALCGLFSSKLPNTVYLETPKGEKLAEALHSKGVPYTIYWKNEFSKSAASHFHQAFFSVAQSTSSHTWDAFQLAQSSFRLYCVQNEVIPHNSQKGSDKVGPKILGEPPNIEVGPCEADTKEDEEDSPETSSSIKIYDDDVNTRFLLCGFPCTVDACLLESLEDGLNALLCTEIRGCKLQNRTSAPPPPLQAATFSRGVVTMRCDISTSSSAHISLLVSGSADACFNDQLLENHIKKELTENSQLVQAIPSHEQNKLPSYEPRRSASVACGSSVFEVCMRVPTWASQVLRQLAPNVSYRCLVMLGVASIQGLSVASFTKDDAERLLFFCNRQEKDNCSKDIVFSSHPSWLMPPAPSRKRSEPESCSRVKSINASGVKVEDNGSDRQKLSFAAMRPIPQSHRQKLLPFSGYFEGEKYDGDRGKSNQPLVPIKHNGLGSRSVTNRKSVSNSFQAHQIISLNPLPMKKHGCDRAPIRVCSEEEFLKDVMQFLVLRGHTRLIPQGGLAEFPDAVLNAKRLDLFNLYREVVSRGGFHVGNGINWKGQVFSKMSNHTLTHRMTGVGNTLKRHYETYLLEYELAHDDVDGECCLLCHSSAAGDWVNCGMCGEWAHFGCDRRQGLGAFKDYAKTDGLEYVCPHCSMSNFSKKSQKTANGY from the exons ATGATGTTCCATTTTCAGGGTGTGTCAAGACATTGTAGTCTTCTTGCTGTTCTTAGTGGTAAATCACATGATAGTAAACAAAAGCAGAAGCAGAAGCAGGATGATGATGCTTCTGAGGATCAATTTTCGTCGTACCCGTTTCCGGAACTTTCTTCGTCCGGGCGACTTGAG GTTAAAGTGTTGACTAAACCTACTTTCGATGAACTTGCTCGAGTTCTAGAacaactgcagccggattttgTTTACTTGCAAGGTCAGCAGTTAGATGATAGTGGAGAAATCGGGTCTCTTGTGTGGGAAGATTTTGACCTGTCTACCCCGGAAGCCTTGTGTGGattattttcttccaaattACCTAATACC GTTTATTTGGAAACTCCTAAGGGCGAAAAATTGGCAGAGGCACTACATTCTAAG GGAGTACCTTACACTATTTACtggaaaaatgaattttcaaagtCTGCAGCTTCACATTTTCATCAAGCTTTTTTCTCAGTGGCACAGAG TACATCCAGCCATACATGGGATGCTTTCCAACTTGCTCAGTCATCTTTTAGACTATACTGTGTGCAAAATGAGGTCATACCTCACAACAGTCAGAAGGGCAGCGATAAGGTTGGACCAAAAATTCTCGGGGAACCTCCTAACATTGAAGTTGGTCCATGTGAAGCAGACACgaaggaagatgaagaagattcaCCTGAGACTAGTTCTTCTATAAagatatatgatgatgatgtgaACACGAGATTTCTTCTTTGTGGATTTCCCTGCACAGTG GATGCGTGCTTATTGGAGTCATTAGAGGATGGACTCAATGCTCTCCTATGTACTGAA ATACGGGGATGTAAACTTCAAAATCGGACAAG TGCTCCACCACCTCCTCTCCAAGCAGCAACATTCTCACGCGGCGTGGTGACCATGCGCTGTGATATATCCACGTCTAGTTCTGCTCATATATCACTTTTGGTGTCCGGTAGTGCAGACGCTTGTTTCAATGATCAG CTTTTGGAGAATCATATTAAGAAAGAGCTCACCGAGAATAGTCAACTTGTCCAGGCAATTCCTAGCCATGAACAAAATAAACTACCTTCATACGAGCCTCGAAGATCAGCTTCAGTAGCCTGTGGATCTAGTGTGTTTGAAGTTTGTATGCGTGTTCCTACATGGGCTTCACAg GTTCTTAGACAACTTGCACCGAATGTGTCATACCGCTGCCTAGTTATGTTAGGCGTTGCTAGTATTCAAGGATTATCAGTTGCTTCTTTTACTAAAGATGATGCAGAACGTCTTCTTTTCTTCTGTAATCGGCAGGAGAAAGATAACTGCTCCAAAGATATTGTTTTCTCTAGCCATCCTAGTTGGTTGATGCCTCCAGCACCTAGTCGAAAAAGATCCGAACCAGAATCATGCTCTAGAGTTAAATCTATCAATGCTAGTGGCGTGAAAGTTGAAGATAATGGCAGTGATAGGCAGAAATTAAGTTTTGCTGCAATGAGGCCAATCCCTCAGTCTCATCGCCAAAAGCTTCTCCCTTTTTCAGGATATTTTGAGGGAGAAAAATATGATGGAGACCGTGGAAAATCAAATCAGCCTCTTGTTCCAATTAAGCACAATGGTTTAGGTTCTCGTTCAGTTACAAACAGAAAATCTGTGTCAAACTCGTTTCAAGCTCACCAGATAATATCTTTGAATCCACTACCAATGAAAAAACATGGCTGCGACAGAGCTCCAATACGAGTTTGCTCAGAG GAGGAATTCCTGAAGGATGTAATGCAATTTCTGGTTCTTCGAGGGCATACTCGCCTCATTCCACAAGGTGGCCTTGCTGAGTTCCCTGATGCCGTTCTGAATGCTAAACGTCTGgatctttttaacttgtatagaGAG GTGGTTTCAAGAGGAGGCTTTCATGTTGGGAATGGTATCAATTGGAAAGGACAAGTTTTCTCAAAGATGAGCAATCACACTCTGACACATAGAATGACA GGTGTTGGCAATACACTCAAAAGACATTACGAAACTTATCTTTTAGAATATGAATTAGCTCATGATGATGTAGATGGCGAATGCTGCTTATTGTGTCACAG TAGCGCAGCAGGTGACTGGGTGAACTGTGGTATGTGTGGTGAGTGGGCTCATTTTGGTTGTGATAGGCGGCAAGGACTCGGAGCATTTAAG GACTACGCGAAAACTGATGGGCTGGAGTACGTTTGTCCACACTGCAGCATGTCAAATTTCAGTAAAAAATCGCAGAAAACTGCAAATGGTTATTAA